One genomic region from Curtobacterium sp. 9128 encodes:
- a CDS encoding family 78 glycoside hydrolase catalytic domain, with amino-acid sequence MEPLATEADGRVRFTWPVTSPQTAFRLVVRDGDAVVWDSGRIRSVEPWVTSPTGLRFAPWREHDWEARIESGATVTTEHGRFTPTPVDDDAWRGAEWVTAPGVEDAGPAPRERCHDGALAAPVLEAQVHAAAPVRRALLAVAAGGHVDVRIDGRLASDEVLSPTTTHWDRRVQVVVHDVTAELADGAEHLLGLELGRGFYGMTNANVWAWERAPWHAEPRVRAVLRLEREDGAVDVIRTGPDWTARRGTILLDDLYGGEVHDLRRRPGRPLAAPALPAVVVTGPAGALEARAEQPIRVVEELQPTDVTQVAPGEWVVTFPRVVAGWVQLRLPAGAAGASVRIRYGERLRPDGLPNADDEKHYFADGFQTDEVTLDEDAASWEPRFSYKGFRYVQLSGWPEPLGPTVADVTARVVRTDAEVTSTFSVDDGLLQWIHDATLRTMENNLHGYPTDTPKYEKNGWTGDAAVGADMFLTNLDAADVLTKWVGDLAETTSPGHPPALIAPNAGVFGVDERAPVWHSALVTVPWDVYRHTGDVSVLERHVEAMESYARFEVDRSPDGIADTILGDWVAPGTDPGGGNPPEDSRVPATAFLVRILDTVARVDEVLGRDASWARAAAARVRDAFVARFLVDGAVRGSGDEGFRQSHQVLALAFDLVPSSARPAVAAALAADVRARGDHLDTGAIGTKWLLPVLTDAGYASLALAVARQTTVPSWGAWREAGATSTFEHWDLAARSHGHYFLGTVDDWLTGYVAGIRPLEPGWRRFLVAPAVCGPVGSASCSVRTPYGGAAVRWTVTGGSVSLSVTVPPGTEAEVRLPDGRTEVLGVGTHALTSKH; translated from the coding sequence ATGGAGCCCCTGGCGACCGAGGCCGACGGACGTGTCCGGTTCACCTGGCCCGTCACGAGCCCGCAGACGGCGTTCCGTCTCGTGGTCCGGGACGGCGACGCGGTCGTGTGGGACTCCGGCCGCATCCGGAGCGTCGAACCGTGGGTCACGTCGCCGACCGGTCTCCGGTTCGCACCGTGGCGGGAACACGATTGGGAGGCCCGGATCGAGTCGGGCGCGACGGTCACCACCGAGCACGGCCGGTTCACCCCCACACCCGTCGACGACGACGCGTGGCGTGGTGCCGAGTGGGTCACGGCGCCCGGCGTCGAGGACGCCGGCCCGGCGCCCCGCGAGCGATGCCACGACGGGGCACTCGCCGCCCCGGTGCTCGAGGCCCAGGTGCACGCGGCTGCCCCGGTCCGCCGTGCGCTCCTGGCGGTGGCTGCCGGCGGGCACGTCGACGTCCGGATCGACGGACGCCTGGCCTCGGACGAGGTCCTGTCGCCCACCACGACGCACTGGGACCGCCGCGTGCAGGTCGTCGTGCACGACGTCACCGCCGAGCTCGCCGACGGGGCGGAACACCTGCTCGGCCTCGAACTCGGCCGCGGGTTCTACGGGATGACCAACGCGAACGTCTGGGCGTGGGAGCGCGCGCCGTGGCACGCGGAGCCGCGCGTCCGCGCGGTCCTGCGGCTGGAACGCGAGGACGGGGCGGTGGACGTGATCCGCACCGGTCCGGACTGGACCGCCCGGCGCGGGACGATCCTCCTGGACGACCTGTACGGAGGTGAGGTGCACGACCTGCGCCGACGCCCCGGCCGACCGCTCGCCGCACCGGCGTTGCCCGCCGTCGTCGTGACGGGTCCGGCTGGCGCGCTCGAGGCACGAGCCGAGCAACCGATCCGGGTCGTCGAGGAGCTCCAGCCGACCGACGTCACCCAGGTGGCTCCGGGGGAGTGGGTCGTCACGTTCCCCCGGGTCGTCGCCGGCTGGGTGCAGCTGCGGCTGCCCGCCGGAGCCGCTGGCGCATCGGTGCGGATCCGGTACGGCGAACGGCTGCGTCCGGACGGCCTGCCGAACGCCGACGACGAGAAGCACTACTTCGCCGACGGCTTCCAGACCGACGAGGTGACGCTCGACGAGGACGCGGCCTCGTGGGAGCCGCGGTTCTCCTACAAGGGGTTCCGGTACGTTCAGCTGTCCGGATGGCCGGAGCCGCTCGGGCCGACCGTGGCGGACGTCACCGCGCGGGTGGTCCGCACCGACGCCGAGGTCACGAGCACCTTCTCCGTCGACGACGGCCTGCTGCAGTGGATCCACGACGCGACCCTGCGGACCATGGAGAACAACCTGCACGGGTACCCGACCGACACCCCCAAGTACGAGAAGAACGGCTGGACCGGCGACGCCGCGGTCGGCGCGGACATGTTCCTGACGAACCTCGACGCCGCCGACGTGCTCACGAAGTGGGTCGGCGACCTCGCGGAGACGACCTCGCCCGGACATCCGCCGGCGCTCATCGCCCCGAACGCCGGGGTGTTCGGCGTGGACGAGCGGGCTCCGGTGTGGCACTCGGCGCTGGTGACCGTGCCGTGGGACGTGTACCGGCACACCGGCGACGTCTCGGTGCTCGAGCGCCACGTCGAGGCGATGGAGTCCTACGCGCGTTTCGAGGTCGACCGGTCGCCGGACGGCATCGCGGACACGATCCTCGGTGACTGGGTCGCCCCGGGCACGGATCCCGGTGGCGGCAATCCACCGGAGGACTCCCGGGTGCCGGCGACGGCGTTCCTCGTCCGGATCCTCGACACCGTCGCACGGGTGGACGAGGTGCTCGGGCGGGACGCGTCGTGGGCGCGTGCTGCTGCCGCGCGTGTGCGGGACGCGTTCGTTGCCCGGTTCTTGGTCGACGGTGCCGTCCGGGGGTCGGGCGACGAGGGCTTCCGGCAGTCGCACCAGGTGCTGGCGCTGGCGTTCGACCTGGTGCCCTCGTCCGCTCGTCCGGCGGTCGCGGCGGCACTGGCCGCTGATGTCCGCGCGCGTGGCGACCACCTCGACACCGGGGCGATCGGCACGAAGTGGCTGCTGCCCGTGCTCACCGACGCCGGGTACGCGTCCCTGGCGCTCGCCGTGGCGCGACAGACGACCGTGCCGTCGTGGGGTGCGTGGCGGGAGGCAGGCGCGACGTCGACGTTCGAGCACTGGGACCTGGCGGCGCGGTCGCACGGGCACTACTTCCTCGGGACGGTCGACGACTGGCTGACCGGGTACGTCGCCGGCATCCGGCCGCTCGAGCCGGGGTGGCGGCGGTTCCTCGTCGCGCCGGCGGTGTGCGGGCCGGTGGGGTCGGCGTCGTGCTCGGTGCGGACGCCGTACGGCGGGGCTGCTGTCCGGTGGACGGTGACCGGTGGATCCGTGTCGTTGTCGGTCACGGTGCCCCCGGGGACGGAGGCCGAGGTCCGGCTGCCTGATGGTCGGACCGAGGTGCTCGGGGTGGGGACGCACGCATTGACGAGCAAGCACTGA
- a CDS encoding ABC transporter substrate-binding protein, translated as MKRFSSRRFPILNDDDRRYSMTSRPPHPPTRPAARDVSRRAFLAAIAAGTATIGLAGCTVISGGAVADDQQGLRLSKDPAPGRAHVVEMYNIWGGTLGNAWVELADLYEQSQSHTGVRVTYAPLSGNTQIRLQTAIAAGTPPDLAFCTPEEYPQFAGYGVVEPLGARIAAAGLGAANFAPAVWKQMTATDDIYAMPVLVDVNFPMFWNKKVFASAGLDPETPPKTIDELEAFSDKILQKRGNQVTRIGTVPWDYYGFSNSMFTFGFAFGGKFMSDDNMEATPDDPNIVQALQWMVDYAKKVGGASHLSVTSPSQTLPTIASGNVGMAPMTTTDAQNVYRSGDKAKVELGATLFPYAEGLGSPGSATWLGGYDLFIPKDSKEHDSAWDFLQFATVSDAGTQSNFKYGTLLPGWSDSPVLAEFQKDPNIAVYREGLLTAKNIRPTIPVASTYATALDIQVSSAIYGQITPERALAKVKASVNAAFDEFRKENS; from the coding sequence ATGAAACGATTCAGTTCCCGGCGGTTCCCGATCCTCAACGACGACGACCGGAGGTACTCGATGACGAGCCGACCACCACACCCGCCCACCAGGCCCGCGGCACGCGACGTGTCGAGACGGGCGTTCCTCGCAGCCATCGCGGCCGGCACCGCGACGATCGGCCTCGCCGGCTGCACCGTGATCTCCGGCGGCGCCGTCGCGGACGACCAGCAGGGCCTCAGGCTCAGCAAGGACCCGGCACCGGGCCGCGCGCACGTCGTCGAGATGTACAACATCTGGGGCGGCACGCTCGGCAACGCCTGGGTCGAGCTCGCCGACCTCTACGAGCAGTCGCAGTCGCACACCGGCGTCCGGGTCACCTACGCGCCGCTGTCCGGCAACACGCAGATCCGTCTGCAGACCGCCATCGCCGCGGGCACCCCGCCGGACCTGGCGTTCTGCACCCCAGAGGAGTACCCGCAATTCGCGGGCTACGGCGTCGTCGAGCCACTCGGTGCCCGGATCGCGGCCGCCGGCCTCGGTGCGGCCAACTTCGCACCGGCGGTGTGGAAGCAGATGACGGCCACGGACGACATCTACGCGATGCCGGTGCTCGTCGACGTGAACTTCCCGATGTTCTGGAACAAGAAGGTCTTCGCGTCAGCCGGCCTCGACCCCGAGACCCCGCCGAAGACCATCGACGAGCTCGAGGCGTTCTCGGACAAGATCCTGCAGAAGCGCGGCAACCAGGTCACCCGGATCGGGACCGTGCCGTGGGACTACTACGGCTTCAGCAACTCGATGTTCACGTTCGGCTTCGCCTTCGGCGGGAAGTTCATGAGCGACGACAACATGGAGGCCACCCCCGACGACCCGAACATCGTCCAGGCGCTCCAGTGGATGGTCGACTACGCGAAGAAGGTCGGCGGCGCGAGCCACCTGTCCGTCACCAGCCCGTCGCAGACCCTGCCGACGATCGCGAGCGGCAACGTCGGCATGGCGCCGATGACGACGACGGACGCGCAGAACGTCTACCGGAGCGGGGACAAGGCGAAGGTCGAACTCGGCGCGACGCTCTTCCCCTACGCGGAGGGGCTCGGCTCTCCTGGGAGCGCGACCTGGCTCGGCGGCTACGACCTCTTCATCCCGAAGGACTCCAAGGAGCACGACTCCGCGTGGGACTTCCTGCAGTTCGCGACCGTCTCGGACGCCGGCACGCAGTCGAACTTCAAGTACGGCACCCTGCTCCCCGGCTGGTCCGACTCCCCCGTCCTGGCGGAGTTCCAGAAGGACCCGAACATCGCCGTCTACCGCGAGGGCCTCCTCACCGCGAAGAACATCCGCCCGACGATCCCCGTCGCGAGCACCTACGCGACCGCGCTCGACATCCAGGTGAGCTCGGCCATCTACGGCCAGATCACCCCGGAGCGCGCCCTGGCCAAGGTCAAGGCCTCGGTCAACGCCGCGTTCGACGAATTCCGGAAGGAGAACTCGTGA
- a CDS encoding FAD/NAD(P)-binding oxidoreductase, which translates to MSVHVVVVGAGVAGVTCAEALRAAGHDGPITLVGAEPHAPYARPPLSKQVLDGSWHPSRSVLRTVAELDGLDVTLLAGATATALDPEAHVVTVDGARLHYDALVIATGVEPVRPELPGIEHAFVLRTLDDAVALRSAWARAERVVVMGTGVLGSEITSAARHHGHEVALIGRSGRLSFGTVGTLLSERLTELHRDNGVDLRPDAGALGVTIDGLVLGDGSVLRADLVVAATGGHPRTSWLAASGLTVRDGVCCDDHGRAAPDVYAIGDVARWTDPVTGRSTRIEHQTNAIEQALSVAATITGAEPLAAPIPFFWSEVHGIRIQAVGTFDPARPLDPWQEDSDVLVQRDGAATTGVVGWAAPRAFRRARAELARTVPAHA; encoded by the coding sequence GTGAGCGTGCACGTCGTCGTGGTCGGTGCCGGTGTCGCCGGGGTGACCTGCGCCGAGGCACTCCGTGCGGCGGGACACGACGGCCCGATCACCCTCGTCGGCGCCGAACCGCACGCCCCGTACGCCCGGCCGCCGCTCTCGAAGCAGGTCCTCGACGGCTCGTGGCACCCCTCGCGCTCCGTGCTCCGGACGGTCGCGGAACTCGACGGTCTCGACGTCACGCTCCTCGCCGGCGCCACCGCGACCGCACTCGACCCGGAGGCGCACGTCGTGACCGTCGACGGAGCCCGACTGCACTACGACGCCCTCGTCATCGCGACCGGTGTCGAGCCGGTCCGGCCCGAGCTGCCGGGGATCGAGCACGCGTTCGTCCTGCGGACCCTCGACGACGCCGTCGCGCTGCGGTCCGCATGGGCGCGCGCCGAGCGTGTCGTCGTCATGGGGACGGGCGTGCTCGGGTCCGAGATCACGTCAGCGGCCCGACACCACGGCCACGAGGTCGCCCTCATCGGTCGGAGCGGCCGGCTGTCCTTCGGCACCGTCGGCACGCTGCTGTCCGAACGGCTCACCGAGCTGCACCGCGACAACGGGGTCGACCTGCGCCCCGATGCCGGCGCGCTGGGGGTCACGATCGACGGCCTGGTCCTCGGCGACGGTTCCGTCCTCCGAGCGGATCTCGTCGTGGCGGCCACCGGCGGACACCCCAGGACATCATGGCTCGCCGCATCGGGGCTCACCGTGCGGGACGGGGTGTGCTGCGACGACCACGGCAGGGCCGCACCCGACGTGTACGCGATCGGCGACGTCGCACGCTGGACGGACCCCGTGACCGGCCGATCGACGCGCATCGAGCACCAGACGAACGCCATCGAGCAGGCACTGTCGGTCGCCGCGACGATCACCGGGGCCGAACCGCTCGCCGCGCCGATCCCGTTCTTCTGGTCGGAGGTGCACGGCATCCGCATCCAGGCCGTCGGCACGTTCGACCCCGCACGCCCGCTGGACCCGTGGCAGGAGGACAGCGACGTGCTCGTCCAACGCGACGGGGCGGCCACGACCGGCGTCGTCGGCTGGGCCGCACCCCGTGCCTTCCGCCGAGCCCGGGCCGAACTCGCCCGAACCGTCCCCGCCCACGCCTGA
- a CDS encoding carbohydrate ABC transporter permease, whose translation MTAIENPTAAAAVAGEPRGSVNPTRPVPKHRKLTWPRIAEAIAKHAVLIVLSVVFLMPLIWMVTGSFKTQADIGAFPVKWFPDTITTGNYTYGLQAFPLLQYFWNTLVICVPSMIGAALSSAMVGYGVSRIRWPWRNGIFTILIATMMVPFYVTMVPLFVAYRDVGWTGTYLPLIVPTFFGIPFFIFLMRQFFLGIPDALTDAARIDGAGELRIFVQVILPLCKPALAAVMLFQFLASWSDLLGPLLYLTKSSQYTLSLGLTFFQGAQGDTATGPLMAVSTIILIPVVVLFFFAQKTFIQGITMSGIKD comes from the coding sequence ATGACCGCGATCGAGAACCCCACGGCGGCCGCTGCCGTCGCCGGCGAACCGCGCGGGTCGGTCAACCCGACCCGCCCCGTCCCGAAGCACCGCAAGCTCACGTGGCCCCGCATCGCCGAGGCCATCGCGAAGCACGCCGTCCTCATCGTCCTCAGCGTCGTGTTCCTGATGCCGCTGATCTGGATGGTCACCGGGTCGTTCAAGACCCAGGCGGACATCGGCGCGTTCCCGGTGAAGTGGTTCCCGGACACCATCACGACGGGCAACTACACGTACGGCCTGCAGGCGTTCCCGCTGCTGCAGTACTTCTGGAACACCCTCGTGATCTGCGTGCCGTCGATGATCGGCGCCGCGCTGTCGAGCGCGATGGTCGGCTACGGCGTCTCCCGCATCCGGTGGCCGTGGCGGAACGGGATCTTCACGATCCTCATCGCGACGATGATGGTGCCGTTCTACGTGACGATGGTCCCGCTGTTCGTGGCCTACCGCGACGTCGGCTGGACGGGCACGTACCTGCCGCTCATCGTCCCGACGTTCTTCGGCATCCCGTTCTTCATCTTCCTGATGCGGCAGTTCTTCCTCGGCATCCCGGACGCCCTCACCGATGCCGCAAGGATCGACGGCGCCGGGGAGCTCCGCATCTTCGTCCAGGTCATCCTGCCGCTCTGCAAGCCGGCACTCGCCGCGGTGATGCTCTTCCAGTTCCTCGCCTCGTGGAGCGACCTGCTCGGGCCGCTGCTGTACCTCACGAAGTCGAGCCAGTACACGCTGTCGCTCGGCCTGACGTTCTTCCAGGGAGCGCAGGGCGACACCGCCACCGGCCCGCTGATGGCCGTCTCGACCATCATCCTCATCCCCGTCGTGGTCCTGTTCTTCTTCGCTCAGAAGACGTTCATCCAGGGCATCACGATGTCCGGGATCAAGGACTGA
- a CDS encoding ferredoxin, translated as MRIIADTSACVGAGQCALVAGELFDQDDDGIVELLVDVPDAADEPAARRAAALCPARAITIEE; from the coding sequence ATGCGCATCATCGCCGACACCAGTGCATGCGTCGGAGCGGGGCAGTGCGCCCTCGTCGCCGGCGAGCTCTTCGACCAGGACGACGACGGCATCGTCGAGCTCCTCGTCGACGTGCCGGACGCCGCGGACGAGCCGGCAGCACGTCGGGCAGCTGCGCTCTGTCCGGCGCGTGCCATCACGATCGAGGAGTGA
- a CDS encoding sugar ABC transporter permease gives MSVTRSITTRGPKPRGTSWLTHWIPRTKRQRATFGWGLFFTAPAIIGLVVFTGGPIITSAVNSFTNANLLGGTKQWIGWQNYTQLFADDQWWLSLGNTLFLTVISVPLGIAVALGLALLLNLRVKGLGIYRVIFFIPSIVPIVASAVIWAYVLNPQYGVINNVLSIFGIQGPGWLSDPAWSKPALILFGLWGVGNLMVILLAGLQGVPQDLLEQASLDGAGAWQKFRNVTVPFISPQLLFATITGLIAGFQYFTQAFVMTGGYGDPAGSTLVSGVYLYQSAFYHYQLGYSSAVGWVLFVIIAIVSILAYRIMGRRVYYGGEAR, from the coding sequence GTGAGCGTCACACGGAGCATCACGACACGGGGTCCGAAGCCCCGTGGAACATCATGGCTCACTCACTGGATCCCCCGGACGAAGCGGCAGCGCGCCACCTTCGGGTGGGGCCTGTTCTTCACCGCACCGGCGATCATCGGCCTCGTCGTCTTCACCGGCGGTCCGATCATCACGAGCGCCGTCAACAGCTTCACGAACGCGAACCTGCTCGGCGGCACGAAGCAGTGGATCGGGTGGCAGAACTACACGCAGCTCTTCGCCGACGACCAGTGGTGGCTGTCCCTCGGGAACACCCTGTTCCTCACGGTCATCTCGGTGCCCCTCGGCATCGCGGTCGCCCTCGGCCTCGCGCTGCTGCTCAACCTCCGGGTGAAGGGCCTCGGCATCTACCGGGTGATCTTCTTCATCCCGTCCATCGTCCCGATCGTCGCCAGCGCGGTCATCTGGGCGTACGTCCTCAACCCGCAGTACGGCGTGATCAACAACGTCCTGAGCATCTTCGGCATCCAGGGGCCCGGCTGGCTCTCCGACCCCGCGTGGTCGAAGCCGGCGCTCATCCTGTTCGGCCTGTGGGGCGTCGGGAACCTCATGGTGATCCTGCTCGCCGGGCTGCAGGGCGTCCCGCAGGACCTCCTCGAACAGGCGTCCCTCGACGGTGCCGGCGCCTGGCAGAAGTTCCGGAACGTGACCGTGCCGTTCATCAGCCCGCAGCTGCTCTTCGCGACGATCACCGGCCTGATCGCCGGGTTCCAGTACTTCACCCAGGCGTTCGTCATGACCGGCGGCTACGGCGACCCGGCGGGCTCCACGCTCGTGTCCGGCGTGTACCTGTACCAGTCGGCGTTCTACCACTACCAACTCGGCTACTCGAGCGCGGTCGGATGGGTGCTCTTCGTGATCATCGCCATCGTCTCGATCCTGGCGTACCGCATCATGGGCCGCCGCGTGTACTACGGAGGCGAAGCACGATGA
- a CDS encoding helix-turn-helix transcriptional regulator yields MDTTTEGPAVVAANWYRFRAGERIRHERVLSVCFLWVLAGTGTVRSCGDRFTLTSGSVLRLPWGHDVEYLADDRAPFRLGTVHVVPRHDRSTPVLPAVAHQPGDPLYDAGDRRGDPGRPRQSAATTSTARRIASLGGYTVERFGDGPFDEGVSRALGALFVAEDGLDAAGDAAVPAALELMTAHVRRNLDRPLPVAEIAAAGGCSVSTAGRLFAAHLGTSASAWVRSVRMREAAEMLRSSGLRVGEVARAVGFEDQLYFSRVFRATFGTPPSRYGLEQIRP; encoded by the coding sequence ATGGACACAACGACCGAGGGCCCCGCGGTGGTCGCCGCCAACTGGTACCGCTTCCGCGCCGGTGAGCGGATCCGGCACGAGCGCGTCCTGAGCGTCTGCTTCCTCTGGGTGCTCGCCGGGACGGGCACGGTGCGCTCGTGCGGCGACCGGTTCACGCTGACGTCGGGATCCGTCCTGCGGCTGCCGTGGGGCCACGACGTCGAGTACCTCGCCGACGACCGAGCGCCGTTCCGCCTGGGGACCGTGCACGTCGTCCCACGGCACGACCGGTCGACCCCGGTGCTGCCGGCGGTCGCGCACCAACCGGGTGACCCGCTCTACGACGCCGGCGATCGCCGCGGCGACCCCGGTCGACCGCGGCAGTCCGCGGCGACCACGTCCACGGCACGACGGATCGCCTCGCTCGGCGGGTACACGGTCGAGCGGTTCGGTGACGGTCCCTTCGACGAGGGGGTGTCACGTGCACTCGGCGCGCTCTTCGTCGCCGAGGACGGGCTCGACGCAGCCGGGGACGCGGCGGTGCCGGCAGCGCTCGAGCTGATGACCGCCCACGTCCGTCGGAACCTCGACCGGCCGCTCCCCGTCGCCGAGATCGCGGCGGCCGGCGGGTGCAGCGTGTCCACCGCGGGTCGGCTGTTCGCCGCGCACCTCGGGACATCCGCGAGCGCCTGGGTCCGCTCGGTACGGATGCGGGAGGCGGCCGAGATGCTGCGGTCGAGCGGACTCCGGGTCGGCGAGGTCGCCCGTGCCGTCGGGTTCGAGGACCAGCTCTACTTCTCGCGGGTGTTCCGTGCCACCTTCGGAACACCGCCCAGCCGGTACGGGCTCGAACAGATCCGTCCGTGA
- a CDS encoding cytochrome P450 — protein sequence MSGCPFHAVTLPGDSTPLTPSPDFAEWRDQAPAVPLAYDDGHVGLIVTRYDAARAILADPRFSQVPHRMPRGPARPHDTVDGAAADAAGAAVPAPRPQDPLDDAARRSIDAANLLALDGAVHQRMRRGVTARFSVKQVRQRGPEVRDRVARHLHRLLAHDGPVDLFSEYAQPIAAETHCSVIGVHEDRVPEFVEHFVRGSSTQARFDFIRSVVDARAADPGEDVITDLLASDFSRVEVEGLVFQLMSAGHDSVAYLIATATVALLTNPELLARLRADPERVGPAIEEFMRTGAMFLTLFPRTATEDVEIEGVTVAAGQTVSVSPVGANRDPRHFEDPERFDVDRDAFGHLGFGYGPHGCIGQQLARAEIREAITQLITGAPDLRLVDAEQLRPMPFANPVATYEAGAVLVKTDRASISPSL from the coding sequence ATGTCCGGATGCCCCTTCCACGCCGTCACCCTCCCCGGCGACAGCACACCGCTCACCCCGTCGCCCGACTTCGCCGAGTGGCGCGACCAGGCACCAGCCGTGCCGCTCGCGTACGACGACGGGCACGTCGGGCTCATCGTCACCCGCTACGACGCCGCCCGGGCGATCCTGGCCGACCCGCGGTTCAGTCAGGTGCCGCACCGGATGCCGCGCGGACCGGCACGCCCGCACGACACAGTCGACGGGGCCGCCGCCGACGCCGCCGGGGCCGCCGTCCCGGCGCCACGGCCCCAGGATCCGCTCGACGACGCCGCTCGCCGGTCGATCGACGCCGCGAACCTGCTCGCACTCGACGGCGCCGTGCACCAGCGCATGCGCCGCGGCGTCACCGCGCGCTTCTCGGTCAAGCAGGTGCGCCAGCGCGGCCCCGAGGTGCGCGATCGCGTGGCGAGGCACCTGCACCGGCTGCTCGCCCACGACGGGCCCGTCGACCTCTTCTCGGAGTACGCGCAGCCGATCGCCGCCGAGACCCACTGCAGCGTGATCGGCGTGCACGAGGACCGCGTGCCCGAGTTCGTCGAGCACTTCGTCCGGGGTTCGAGCACGCAGGCCAGGTTCGACTTCATCCGCTCCGTGGTCGACGCCCGCGCGGCGGACCCGGGCGAGGACGTCATCACCGACCTGCTCGCCTCGGACTTCTCGCGCGTCGAGGTCGAGGGGCTCGTCTTCCAGCTGATGAGCGCCGGGCACGACTCCGTGGCGTACCTCATCGCCACCGCGACGGTGGCACTGCTGACGAACCCGGAACTGCTCGCGCGGCTCCGAGCCGACCCGGAGCGGGTGGGTCCGGCGATCGAGGAGTTCATGCGGACCGGTGCGATGTTCCTCACGCTGTTCCCGCGCACCGCGACCGAGGACGTCGAGATCGAGGGGGTGACCGTCGCCGCCGGGCAGACCGTCTCCGTGTCACCGGTCGGGGCGAACCGGGATCCACGGCACTTCGAGGACCCCGAGCGCTTCGACGTCGACCGGGACGCTTTCGGGCACCTGGGGTTCGGGTACGGGCCACACGGCTGCATCGGCCAGCAACTCGCGCGCGCCGAGATCCGGGAGGCGATCACGCAGCTGATCACCGGCGCCCCCGACTTGCGACTCGTCGACGCCGAACAACTCCGACCGATGCCGTTCGCCAACCCGGTCGCGACGTACGAGGCCGGCGCAGTGCTCGTGAAAACCGACCGCGCTTCGATTTCTCCATCATTGTGA
- a CDS encoding metallophosphoesterase has translation MQTPVPGTLRVLHLSDTHLTGDGSLHQGTVDTSAALDALLERLDVVEGVGVVVVSGDVSEDGTPESYAALLERAGGWAERHGAALVTVPGNHDQREGFRQVLANGHVLGEGGRPLMHTMEYHPPTVPVFGQSLVAGRRIVTVDTSVPGAGYGELSEESLTRLRSALAEESGAPHGAVVVLHHPPLPAPTALHEALRLQNPEALADVIRGTDVRVVLAGHYHHHFAGSVGGVPVLVAPGVANDTDVIGAYGEESAYVGTGALVVDIAEDGSLWSTPVRVPVAGADQVAVHHDADAVARIVAAAGKR, from the coding sequence ATGCAGACACCCGTTCCCGGCACGCTCCGCGTCCTGCACCTGTCCGACACCCACCTCACCGGGGACGGATCGCTGCACCAGGGCACCGTCGACACGTCGGCCGCGCTCGACGCCCTGCTCGAACGGCTCGACGTCGTCGAGGGCGTCGGCGTCGTGGTCGTCTCCGGAGACGTCTCCGAGGACGGGACCCCCGAGTCCTACGCGGCCTTGCTCGAACGCGCGGGAGGCTGGGCGGAGCGTCACGGTGCCGCGCTCGTCACGGTGCCCGGCAACCACGACCAGCGCGAGGGGTTCCGGCAGGTCCTCGCCAACGGGCACGTCCTCGGCGAGGGCGGCCGCCCGCTCATGCACACGATGGAGTACCACCCGCCGACGGTCCCGGTGTTCGGGCAGTCGCTCGTGGCCGGCCGTCGCATCGTCACGGTGGACACGAGCGTCCCCGGTGCCGGGTACGGCGAGCTCAGCGAGGAGTCACTCACCCGACTCCGGTCGGCGCTCGCCGAGGAGTCCGGTGCGCCCCACGGAGCGGTCGTCGTGCTGCACCACCCGCCGCTCCCGGCCCCGACCGCGCTGCACGAGGCACTCCGGCTGCAGAACCCCGAGGCGCTCGCGGACGTCATCCGCGGCACCGACGTGCGCGTCGTGCTCGCCGGGCACTACCACCACCACTTCGCGGGGAGCGTGGGCGGCGTGCCGGTGCTCGTCGCGCCGGGCGTCGCGAACGACACCGACGTCATCGGAGCGTACGGCGAGGAGTCGGCGTACGTCGGCACCGGTGCGCTCGTCGTGGACATCGCCGAGGACGGGTCGCTGTGGTCGACGCCCGTGCGCGTGCCCGTCGCCGGGGCCGACCAGGTCGCGGTGCACCACGACGCCGACGCGGTCGCGCGCATCGTGGCCGCCGCCGGCAAGCGCTGA